The following nucleotide sequence is from Kwoniella shandongensis chromosome 9, complete sequence.
TGCGTAACCGTCCAGCGTTGGCGCTGGCACGGTAGAATTTATCATGGACGCTGAGACGGGAGAGTACTTCTTCATGGAAATGTGAGTGGCAGCGCCAGGGTGTAGCAGATGAAATATGCTGATGCACGACCGTATCTCTGTGCTCCAGGAACACGAGACTGCAAGTAGAGTGGGTAGATCGTCCAGTCTCTGCTCGTACCTACAGCAGCACTAACTTGCCGCAGGCACCCCGTCACCGAGATGGTGACCGGTGTAGATCTCGTTGAATGGCAATTGGCAGTGAGAGCCGAGCGTATTCTTTTCATTCGTTGCTATCAGCTGACAAGCTGATTTGGACAGGTTGCTGCCGGTAATCCTTTGCCCCTCACACAAGACCAAATCCCTTGTATGGGTCACGCTTTCGAAGCGCGAATATATGCTGAGAGGCCAGAATCGTAAGACCCTTGTTATCTCTCGAACGCAGTGGTCCGGAAGCTGAATAAGTTCGGTTTAGCAACTTCTTGCCCGATGCTGGGAGACTTCTTCATACTCGGCCACCTATAGACACACCACATCGATTAGAAACAGGTTTCCATGAAGGCGACGAGATCAGCTCATACTATGATCCGATGGTAAGTCACCACTCTGTCCTCATTGCCCATCGTAGTTACCGTAATCACAGCTGAAAACCAACGCCACGTATAGATCTCGAAACTCATTGTTCATGGTAAAGATCGCCCGGAAGCACTCTCGATGCTCCGCGCTGCTTTAGGAGAATACCAAGTAGTAGGACCTTCGACGAATATCGAGTTCCTGAAATCAGTCGCGGGACACCAGGCGTTCGGTGCAGGACCTGTAGAGACGAGCTTTGTTCCTGTGAGTGGATAAGGAATCCCCAAGCCGTTCTCAAAGCCGATACTGATACCCGTCTTGTCCGTTCGCCATAGACTTATCACGACGAACTCTTCCCAGCCAGAACTGTCTCAAAAGAGATCCTGATACAAGCAGGACTGTTCCTCGCCCTTCGAGCTCGAACGGCTCAGGAAACGCTCTCAACAGGACCATGGGCGTCTCTCGCCCATCGTCGATTTGGAGATACATCCACTTTGAAATTCAAGCTTGACGACCGGACGATTGAAGTCACGCCCATGCTTGAGGGGTACCAGGTCCgtgttgatggtgaggaagggATTGAGACAGTTCGGAATACGAGATTGTTGTCAGAAACGGAAATCACGACTCAGCTCTTGTACACTCGATTGAGCAGTACGATCGTCCCTGTGCCAACGCATGGAAGTGGTTCTGAGAAATTACACATTTTCAATTCATCACATCACTATACTATAActcatctcccctctcctcacGAAGACGAAGccagctcctccagcagctccGGAGCCGGAGCCGGAACCGATCATCTCACATCACCGATGCCAGCGACCGTCATTGAGGTGCGAGTGAAAGTCGGGGATGAGGTGAAAGAAGGACAGGTGGTGTGTGTTTTGGAAAGTATGAAGATGGAAATCAACGTTCGTGCGGGTCGTGATGGTGTGATAGGTGAAGTCCGGATCGAGAAAGGTCGtgtcgttgaagaaggcgaagtgTTGGTTTCTCTCGAAGAATCATCGAAACCTGTACCCGTGAAAGAGTAACAACCATGTCAGTTCCCCGTTCTGAATATGTTTTTTTTGGATATAAATATGTTGTAGAGATAAAGAAATGTATCAGGCCATAATATGTTATCGTCCAGACCAAAAGGCTCAGGCTCATTAAATCAGGTTTGGTAAAGCATCACGCGAATAGGGGTTCGAAGAACGCAGCagggggaaaggaaagttcaagcggaaggaggagtTATAGGCAGGGCAATAGGTGTTTGAATGCGTAGCTCACCTAGTATGGTATCAACAGTTCCCCTTCGACGGCACCTCGTTCCAGACCCAGATCGGCTAAGAGCGCATCGTAAGATTCCTCCCCTCTTGTTCGCTTGTGGTACTTTAAGTGTCGTGCTCTTTGTTgaacgagaagacgaagtgaTCGTTTGTTAAGTGTGTCTTTTGGGTTTTGCGTTGCGTGAGCGAGTAGGTTGTGGATCTTTGCTGTGAGCAGGGCAGCTGtgggcgaggaagggaaaagtcagcttgatgGGTCAACGTGGTGAAGGTACTTATCGGATgttccgactcaccttgaacagCAGAACTTCCGGTATCTGTACCATTTCCAAACTCATCGACTACTCTTTGTCTATTCAAGACTTTAACAGCTTCTTTACCTGAATTTCTCAGATCCAAAAtccgcatcatcatctctgccTGTTTTGCCTGTTCCAATTCCACCCCGgtcccttcccctctcttcgcAGCAAACTTCAACTCTGAACTAGCATGTGGTATTGCTCCAAATAACAATGCCTGATCTTGTTCGCTTATACCCGGTAAGAACAAGGGTGGTCTTTCGCCTGATGTATAGTTTGGTGGAGCAGAATAGGCGATTTGATCGTAATCTAATAAGATACGTTGTAATCTACATCCTTGCCATGGATTCGTGGCTTCTGGAGGTGTAGGTGCGGTCGATCGTGATGAAGGCGCACGATAATGAACTCGACCAAGAACAGGGTCGATTGATTCAGGAGGGATAATACGAGATGATTGGAGTGCAAGGTTCGCGGCTTTACGTCGTTTCGCGAGCAATTTTCGTTTGCTCACCAGCGAAGGCGCTGTGGTGGAGAATGCAGCGACACGAGATGTGGATGGTCCAGCCGTCGGTAGGGAAGATCGCAGGGATGCGAAGAGGGACTGGGAGAACGACATGGTGCgtgggtgagtggttggGCAGCTTTTGCTGTAGACTTGATTGAtttgaaggagaaagaagaaagtcGACCAAGAGAGTTGTCATCGAAATCTCTGGTCGAACAGAAGTCAACGGACCAGCTCGGACTTTTTGGTTCATGCAACCGGGATTTACACCAATGTGGCACTTTATCACCCCACCCCTGGTCATTATATACACCACTGTACTCAGAGACCGTATGCATTTATCTGACCATGCATGCAATGCTACTACTACGCTCCCCGCTACACTCTTGATAACCAGCCCATCCACAGGACCTGACTCACTGCCAAGCAGAACAAGAACTGGACTCGTCTCGTTCGCTGGGCATGACTCAACGTGGTCACAGAGGACGAGACTGAAGCGTCGGGTAACAGAACGTATTTGAGCGATCGCAGCTATATCGTCGCGTCAGTAACCGTTCCACTTCGCACCGTGAGAGGGGGTCCCGTCTAAACTCActaagaagaagaagttcgCTCCAAACATGTACACAAACACTCCTATCGAGACCATCCTGCCCAATCCCAACAACCCTACTAATATCGTCACGATGATTCCTACAAACTTGTATCCTCCATATCCGATCAACTCGACTCCGGATGCACCGCCACCTCTCACATCGAGCAGGTAACAGCCGAGTTTGATCGCGCAGAACTCGATGATCACCACTGCTAGGGCTTTGGAGAGTGAAACGCCGAGGACTTCGGGGTGGAATCGAGACTGCAGACCTGACGCTAGAGCTGAAAGAAGAGTATACGTGACCAACGCCATGGCTGCGAGGGGccacttgtcagcttgatgtGCCAGAGAAGTAAGGGCAAGGAAGAGGCAGACCAGAACTCACTAGGAATATACAGGTCAGGAGCATTGATATCGTCCCTAGGGGGTTGCCATCCTTCCATAGCACCGTTCTCGGCTGATCTACGAACCTGTCGAGACCAAGGTTTGTGTCGCcatgggaagaggatgagacggaGCTTGTTGAACACATAAGAGTTGGTGACGGAAAACGAAACTTTGATCAATTGTAGAGGGAGATACCGTGTGAACTAGTACGCAGATTTTACCATCAGTTTCGACAGAATcaagggaggaggagttATCGCTGGCTCACATTCTTTTCGACATAATCTTGACCTGCTGCTACTGCGCTTTTACCGAATTGCACGCCCATCTGAGCGGTCGCATCGTTCATACCACCCCAAGCACCAAACCCTCCTTGTCCAGCGGCCATCGCCTGATACCCTTGTGGCTGCAAACCGGGTGTAGCATTCTGAGCATACCCTTGTCTACCTTGTGGACCAGCTCCGACTCCGACtccagaaggaggagcataAGCGCTGAAACCGGATGTACtagctcctcctcctgctccggaAGGTTCACCAACTGGAGGGGAAGAATATCGGATATATCCATCTTGTGAGATACGTTGAGCTTGGGAATAAGGTGAAGAGTCTGTACTTTGGGCAGGAGTGTGAGGTGGTTCCGGAGGTGGATAAGCTGGATGTGTAGGTTTGGGATGTTGTAATGGAGGCGGGGATCGTGACGACATGTAAGGTGGTGAGGCCATGTTGGTGGACTGGCTAGAGCTGATATATGAACAAGTACTACTCAAGTACAAGTGAAGATCGTTCATTCATAAAGAGTTAGTAGCTCTCGCTCTGCACCAAGTTACGCGTCATGCTTCAATCTCGCAACCTCCTCGTAACGTGGCACTGTTCTGTAGATCACTGATATTTCTCATCTTCTATTTTTATTCATTTTATCCCAGCTTAAAGTCAAAAGTCAACGTCCATCATTAGTTGTCAAGTGCAAGTCATGActatacacatacacacgtACGACCGAGACACCCAAGCAAGATGAGCGCTGCCGAAATACCGACCGCTCCACAACTCGAAGAGAGCGCAGATGTGCTCATGGTCGTTGATTCCGAAATCCCTGCTACTTCTGCAGAGTCGGTTGAAGCTCTTCCAGCTGCCGTGACCGCACCCgcaccttccaccaccgagGCCGACTCCACCCCCGCAGATGAGTCCAAACCGTCCGAAGCGAAGAGACCtagaaaggaagaggtgcCCGAACAGCCTCAAGAACCGATCAGTGAAGTCATGCTTCGTCGGTTGACGAGGATAAAAGAGGGAGATACAGTTTTATTACGTCTTCCGAGTGATACTATTAAATCTGTGACAGTCCAGAaagacaggtgagtcatgTTGTCCACTATGATCAGCTCGAAGATTCCTCTCCAATACGTACGAAGCACTAGCTAATAAGTGGTATTCACCTGTCGCAGCTTGATCCAATTAGGGAAATACGGTGCATTTCCGTGTGCTCAATTGATCGGATTGCATTATGACATAACATACGAGATCATCGCCTCGCTTCCTTCCGGTGTCGCCTCGACATCCGCCTCTGCGAGTGCACTAGCTTCAGCTTCAGTATCCGTAGGaccagaagaggaggaagatgagacaCCAGCTAAGTCACAAGGGAAGAAAGGCGGAAAGAAGAataaggggaaggggaaggataACTCGGAGTATCTGTTGAAGAACAATGTTGGATGGAAGAACGTTTTGAGACCGTTGAAGAGACAACCATTGGTAGACGCGGTGATTGGTGAGTCTTCTCCGCCAGCTTCTGATCATTCACGGTGAAGCTAATTCCACTGCTCAGACGACATAACCGAGACCAACGAGTTCATTGAAGATCTTGCCGAAGGTCAGAAAACCACTTTGTCATCCGAAGAAATCAACGAGCTTCGTCAACAAGGGTTCTCGGCGGAGGAGATTATTCAGAGACAAATTGCGAGACATGAGAAGTTTGGACTGAAGACTGATTTCAGTaaggagaagtggagaaaACGAAAGGAAAAGAAGTGGGTGCAGACTGCGGATTTTGGATCACAGTTGCTGGAGTGACTAACGGAATTTTAGATTCTACCAAACCGTTCATCCGCTCGCCCCATCTGTCTCCAACATTCTCTCTCACTATACCACCCGAGCCCCTGCAACAATCCTTAATCTCCGAGACGACACCCTCTCCCAGCTCTTAACAATGGGAAACATCCGACCGGGCGGACGATATCTCGTAGTCGACGATACGAGTGGGTTGGTGACCGCCGCAGTCCTCGAACGAATGGGATGCGAAGGGAGAATTATGTTGTTCACGGATAGCGATAGTCCTCCAGCTTGGGGGATATTGAGTACGATGAATTATTCggagagggagttggagtGTATCAAGTGGTTGAACTggatggaagcggatgaggatTACCAAAGACGTGAGTGTGCGGCCACCGTACGACGGTATCATTGAGATCAGTGCTACCATGCTAATGTTCTCCTTCCTACagcacccccacctccagaAAGCGAAGTTCCTGCTGGAAATCCGGCGAAAGCAGCGGCCAGAATACGTAAACACAACATGCAGGTGGCGGAGCTCAACTCTGTTCGTGCCGAATTACATAGCGCCAATTGGGACGGGTGAGTTCTTCCAACCTACTGCATCTATCGTGTCGCCACCGCCCTATTACCGACAAGCTGACACCACTCCCTACCAATCTCCATTGCTCAGCCTTATCGTCGcctcgtcgctctcgccAATCTCTGTTATATCCCGACTCACACCCTACCTCCTCGGATCTTCATCCATCGTCGCTTATTCCCCCTATATGCAAGTCCTCGCCGAACTACTAAATTGGTCAAAGAAAGATCCCAACTATCTAAATGATACGCTCACAGAGAGCTGGGAGAGAACGTATCAGGTATTACCGGGTAGAACTCATCCGATGATGAATACCAGTGCGACGGGTGGTTATCTCTGGTCGGCAATTAGAGTGTGAGTTCCGCAACGATGTTTTTTTTTTGCTCCAAGCAAGTAGTACGCAGTACTGACTTGTGGTTCTGATTTCGAATCTTTAGACACCCATCCAAGTTCCTTTTGGAATCACATCAACGGTTCAAGAGACGCAAGACGGGTAAAGCGCAGGGTAAGGAGGAACAAGTAGGGACAGCTGGagaggctgaagaggagcaggagacGCTGTTGGAACagctcgaggatgagggggaGTGATCATGTCGTTCGGTCGTGCTCATGTTTTAGGGATCGGAGCTTGATCCGTATGGTCGCTCATATACACAGTGCGACAGATGCACTTGTGAAACTTGATGGTGGGGTATTATCCCCAATGTCTTCTGGTCTTGTATCAAATATGCAACGTCGATACATTGATTTCCTCAGCTCGTCACGTTTCCAGTACAGCTTTTTTGCGCTTGTCCACGAACGATAATCAATTCTGCTCCTCCCACCGTTTTTTATTACATTACGCCTTACCAGCCGACCCGAGCAGAGCCATGAATTTGTCGCACACTTTCGCGAATGCTTCGATCGCAGCCTCCGAAGCGTCGGGGAAAGGTTTCCCATCAACTAGGTTCTTGCCGAGTGTCTCGGCGTATGGGTCACGAGCCCacgagttgatgttgaactgtaagagaggacgaaggagtCAGCTTGTGACTTGAAACTTCTAGATGGGCCCAAGAGATGAGGTGTGAGAGGGAACATGCAGCCACGCACCTTTGTCACACCGCTCTTGACGAGATCAACCCAGAGTTGGTCCGGCAACTCGTCCGTTCCGTGAGCGCAGAGATAGGGTATTCTACCCTTGAATCGTTGTTGCAAGTCTTTCAAGCTGCGAAATCACACACATCTGGATCAGTCCTCGACCGTGACAACGGGATGGTGAtgtgtgaggaggagggattgAAACTCACATCTCGAGCTTGTACTGAGGTCCTCCGATGTACTTGTAACTTCCGTGGAGGTTCTACATAGCCAAGAGGTATCAGTGACTGTTTAGAGCTGGTCACCGTGACTGAGACAATGCACATACACCGTAAGAAGGAGCAAGAATATGGGCGCCAGTTCTGTTAAGGAATGATAAACACCCAATCAGCCCTACCACCGCCCGAACGGTTGCACAACGAAGTCCACTCACGCTTTCATAAACTCCTCAGCCTTTTTGGGATCAGTCAACATCGCCCCGTCAATCTGTCTCAAACCcgcttcaccaccttccagTCTACCCAGTTCGACTTCCGTCGCGACCCCCTGTGCGATTGGACGATTCGAGCAGTCAGCGTCATCTGTACTTCCAACATGGGCTGACCGGATGCGAGACTTACAGCTGCTACACATCGCTTGATATACGGTACGGCAATGGCGATGTTCTCTTCATCCGAATCTGCGTGAGACGCATCCACCATGATACTGTCGAACTTgataccctccttctcggcGAGACCAATCGAAAGCTCGAGATGTTCAGCATCGGTCGCGTGATCGAGATGGACAGCGATGGGGACGGAGGCGGAGTGGGCTCTAAAGGAGCGGATACGTGATCAGCAGATGACAAGAGATGATTTTACGATTGGCGTAGAGGTGCTGTGAATAGATAAAAGAACTTTGGGCATGGTCCACTAGGGAgagccacactcacagtgtcAAACAATACTGCAAGAAAGGTCCTCCACCCGCTTGCAAGGTGATTGGGAATAGCTGGAGGATTGCTGGAGACTTGTTTCGTTCAGCAGCACGAATGAGTGCAACGGCCATATTCGCATCGTAGCTGCGACGGAAGTCTAGTCAGTATACTAGCTCTAGCAGACCAACCAGATGCTCGACCCGCGGTTGTCCGGCCCGACTCACCATGTTTGCGCGACGATACCATAGCCTCCCGCTTCAGCCTTGGAAAGGATATCGAGTGTTCGGTTGTTCTCAAGTGACATGATGGGTATGGATGTCGCTCAGTGTTGGTATGTTCTCGTCTGAATTCAAGGTATAACTGTGATTGAGTGAATGAAGCGGGCAGTGAGCGTTGTCTATCTTCTTGCACTCTTTGCTTGTCACGGGAGTGAGCGATGAGTACGTTTTACCTCCGCACTAGTCTACCTCCACTCAGCCAAGCAATTCAACTCACGCATTCAACATTCAAACCCCCAACCATAACCGTTCCTATCCGGCGCCGGGATAATACAATGAATGCGGGGTTCCGCAATCTCCCCTCATACCTCGCTTCGGGGTCATCTCTGGATATAACTCCTTTTGGTAATTCTTCTGTCTCGGGTATTGGGTAAGTATCAATACCCCGGACTCCGGACCCCGCAACGGCCGAAAATGCATAATAAAGATGATATCAGCTACTCGTAAACAAGCGAGCGAGACCATGATTCCGGGGCGATAATTCTTATTTGGAACTAAGCActactcactcactcttggctTTACGCAGTTTTATGCTTTTCAACTGTACGACAACGGATCATCACGGACAGATCTCTAAAAAAACATTGCGGCGGTCCTAAGGTATTATATGGGATGGGACAATGTTCAATAATGAATATACTCGTATATATACCAGCAGGGTCTACTGATCTTTTCGGACGTTGATTGTTTCAAGAAAAACTCAAACTAATCTACACTGACCACAATCCGACTTGGAgaatccttctccttactCGATATCTATCTCGAACACACGAAAGGTCTACCCCAGTAACACGTACACTCCGAGGCGACCGAGACACGACAcaagtcttcttcttcgctcaaaGTAGAAGAACGAAACCTTAATACATACATACcctcgatcgatcgatcatctAATTGATCATATACGATGACGAGCCACGTCCAACAATCCGACCCGGACTTTGTCAAGTCAAAGCACGACGACGAATGGCACGAGCACAACGGGACTCCCGATGTCATCGAGCTCGCCGCCGCCTACGTCCCAGGCTCAGATGCCGAAAAGAAGCTCTTATGGAAGATTGATAAAAGGTTGATCCCATGTATTTGGGGTTTGTACACCTTGTCATATCTTGATCGAGCCAACATTGGGTAAGTAAACCTCCCAGAGTCGGTCTTTGACACGGGCACATttgttgatgtgatgtttCGTGTGTGGCACACAGTAATGCAAAGACTGGTGGTCTTCAAGCCGATTTCAACTTGACTTCAACCCAATACTcaatcgtccttctcgtgAGTTTCGTCACCACAATGTTAAAGGCACATTACTGACTTAGCCTCTCTGCTACTaggtcttcttcatctcctacgTCATCTTTGAAATCCCTTCTAACTTGTTCATCGCCCGAGTCCGACCTTCGCTTTACCTCAGTGGTCTTTGTATCCTATGGGGTGGTGTCGCCGCCGCCATGGCCGGTGCCAAGAACTACAAACAACTCGCTGGTATTCGATTCGCTCTAGGCGTCTGCGAAGCTGGTTTCGCTCCCGGTGTGGCGTTCTACCTCTCTTCGTGAGTCACTTGCAATCACCGGCCTTTTTATGCGTGCTGACAAGGCATGATGTGGTGTAGATGGTACAAGCGATACGAATTGGCCAGTCGATTCGCCATATACTACACAGCTACAGCTGTTAGTGGTGCCTTCTCAGGTCTCCTAGCGGGAGTGATCGTGAGTTTCACGTTCCTAGAGAACAAGATTTGATCTGATGGTTCTCAATTTGGTACTGTAGACCCAACACCTTGACGGCGCTCGTGGTTACGAAGGTTGGCAATGGCTGTTCATCATTGAGGGTGTTGGTTCCTCGTTCCTCGGTTTCTTCACTTGGTTCATCATGCCCGATTGGCCTTCGACGACCAAATTC
It contains:
- a CDS encoding acetyl-CoA carboxylase, biotin carboxylase subunit; the encoded protein is MRSIVRTTRATVTRRTSLVGVTSTIRSRSGQHQYLPAQPSLYRPLTTVHSSQFVSNSLPDHASQLLEQSVPRKPHFKKILIANRGEIACRIIRTARKLGISTVAVFSEADRGCMHVEMADEAYCIGPAPSSESYLKMDKILEVANKTGAEAIHPGYGFLSESTIFAQRVKDAGLVFIGPPAEAIRSMGSKRESKEIMTAAGVPCVPGYHGSDQSLSALVSGAESTGYPLLIKPTHGGGGKGMRIVRDPSNFEEELLSAQREASKSFSNDEVLLERWLERPRHVEVQVFADGQGGCVALWERDCSVQRRHQKIIEEAPAPGLSDELKKDFAQKAVAAAKAVNYVGAGTVEFIMDAETGEYFFMEMNTRLQVEHPVTEMVTGVDLVEWQLAVAAGNPLPLTQDQIPCMGHAFEARIYAERPESNFLPDAGRLLHTRPPIDTPHRLETGFHEGDEISSYYDPMISKLIVHGKDRPEALSMLRAALGEYQVVGPSTNIEFLKSVAGHQAFGAGPVETSFVPTYHDELFPARTVSKEILIQAGLFLALRARTAQETLSTGPWASLAHRRFGDTSTLKFKLDDRTIEVTPMLEGYQVRVDGEEGIETVRNTRLLSETEITTQLLYTRLSSTIVPVPTHGSGSEKLHIFNSSHHYTITHLPSPHEDEASSSSSSGAGAGTDHLTSPMPATVIEVRVKVGDEVKEGQVVCVLESMKMEINVRAGRDGVIGEVRIEKGRVVEEGEVLVSLEESSKPVPVKE
- a CDS encoding mitochondrial 37S ribosomal protein uS15m yields the protein MSFSQSLFASLRSSLPTAGPSTSRVAAFSTTAPSLVSKRKLLAKRRKAANLALQSSRIIPPESIDPVLGRVHYRAPSSRSTAPTPPEATNPWQGCRLQRILLDYDQIAYSAPPNYTSGERPPLFLPGISEQDQALLFGAIPHASSELKFAAKRGEGTGVELEQAKQAEMMMRILDLRNSGKEAVKVLNRQRVVDEFGNGTDTGSSAVQAALLTAKIHNLLAHATQNPKDTLNKRSLRLLVQQRARHLKYHKRTRGEESYDALLADLGLERGAVEGELLIPY